The following coding sequences lie in one Capsicum annuum cultivar UCD-10X-F1 chromosome 5, UCD10Xv1.1, whole genome shotgun sequence genomic window:
- the LOC107870775 gene encoding kirola has translation MSLEGKLVSEINIKSDGDVFHEIFRYRPHHIFSMCSDKIQNVDIHEGEWGTIGSVIVWNFTHDGKEKVAKEVIEEIDEEKKLVKFKVIGGDILEAYKSFYLTVHVETKGEDNLVSWILEYEKLNPDVADPHTLMDFCLNVTKDIEKYHLTGKLVSEINIKSDGDVFHEIFRYRPHHISSMSPDKIQNVDIHEGEWGTVGSVIFWNFTHDGKEKVAKEIIEEIDEEKKLVKFKVIGGDILEAYNSFYLTVHVETKGEDNLVTWILEYEKKHANVLDPHTLMDFCLDVTKDIETHHLK, from the exons ATGAGCCTTGAAGGGAAGTTGGTTTCTGAGATAAACATCAAGTCAGATGGAGATGTGTTTCATGAGATTTTTAGGTATAGACCACACCATATTTTTAGTATGTGTTCTGATAAAATACAGAATGTGGACATTCATGAAGGTGAATGGGGTACTATTGGCTCTGTCATAGTTTGGAATTTCACCCATG ATGGGAAAGAGAAAGTAGCAAAGGAGGTCATTGAGGAAATAGATGAAGAAAAGAAGTTAGTCAAATTCAAAGTGATTGGAGGAGATATATTGGAAGCTTACAAATCATTTTACCTTACTGTCCATGTTGAAACAAAGGGTGAAGACAATTTGGTTAGTTGGATTTTGGAATATGAGAAGTTGAATCCTGATGTAGCAGATCCACACACATTAATGGATTTCTGTCTCAATGTTACAAAGGATATTGAGAAATATCACCTAACTGGGAAGTTAGTTTCTGAGATAAATATTAAGTCTGATGGGGATGTGTTTCATGAAATATTTAGGTACAGACCACATCATATCTCAAGTATGTCTCCTGATAAGATACAAAATGTGGACATTCATGAAGGTGAATGGGGTACTGTTGGCTCTGTTATCTTTTGGAACTTTACCCATG ATGGGAAAGAGAAAGTTGCAAAGGAAATAATTGAAGAAATAGATGAAGAAAAGAAGCTAGTTAAATTCAAGGTGATTGGTGGAGATATATTGGAGGCGTACAATTCATTTTACCTCACTGTTCATGTTGAAACAAAGGGTGAAGACAACTTAGTTACTTGGATTTTGGAATATGAAAAAAAGCATGCAAATGTGCTAGATCCACACACTTTAATGGATTTCTGCCTCGATGTCACCAAAGATATTGAGACTCACCATCTCAAGTGA